From a single Cydia amplana chromosome 10, ilCydAmpl1.1, whole genome shotgun sequence genomic region:
- the LOC134651864 gene encoding toll-like receptor 6, whose translation MLSMGLLAVAVWSWTWLGAGGASLTSRVAEAPQECEWQRVSGGPGEPTRVQLACSLRTAAGATDLLAGLSASQAQRITALDLHCTDTLFFESSLDVGRRKEEGTELLSRFHNLKELRIESCKIRYVPSAVLSPLSGLRALSIRTHNTDWSAMSMEFHRDTFRGLTDLRSLDLGDNNIWVLPSEIFCPLYNLKELNVTQNRLQDISNLGFSDWGNGPTAPGKSCNTVLETLEMSHNEISALPDNGLSSLRALQKLFLQNNRISNVADRAFVGLSDLQILNLSTNALTGLPPEMFQSSRDIKQIYLNNNSLSVLAPGLLEGLDQLQILDLSVNELTSEWVNRDTFSGLVRLIVLNLSHNRITKIDALLFQDLNNLQFLSLEYNNIGRIADGAFSNLKNLHSLSLAHNNIIEVDSSHFSNLYVLNQLFLDGNRITKVDLRSFENITKLHDLGLSGNQLSEVPEAIKTLRFLTSLDLGMNRITKVTTTQFEGLDDLYGLRLVGNKIEKISKDTFVALPSLQILNLASNNIDQIDDGAFASNQQLKAIGLDGNKLVDLKGIFTNTQPLVWLNVSNNELLWFDYSHIPSNLEWLDMHENKIEKLEDTYGVKESCNVKMLDVSHNKIRSIDEFSFPSSIETVVLNNNHIEKINPGTFLQKYNLNKVMIYSNKIKTLEVGAFAISAVPEEKDLPEFYISENPFVCDCTMEWLQRINQLSDLRQRPRVMDLESVRCSLTHSRAKLDVLLLEVKSSEFLCEYDSHCFTLCHCCDFDACDCKMTCPDRCSCYHDLTWNSNVVDCSAADYDHVPDRIPMDATEIYLDGNDLKELGNHVFIGKKRLQVLYLNNSNINTIQNRTFNGIESLRVLHLENNNLEVLRNTQFTRLQNLNELYLSDNKIKVIENDTFNYLPSLELLNLDNNGYVDYMPWRVITENNPRTRVSVDGNNWLCDCKDVAQLNQWLIKKSKDTETMMCYFAHGQPMNKTIATVAKECVSETATEETETETLKRLFIESNDGVENYIPYIAVVLIIAIILLLMCALLFMFREDFKLWMHSRYGVRVFSSTPKDMNDNKNKRFDAFFVYNPRDEDFVTRAVSSELENSGHSLCLQHRDLQLIERRSGDSLVSASESSKRLIIVLSINFLQQEWYAAESRAAVQSAINSVNVRHRRQKIIFLVTTDLSAINIDPDLKVLLKTCTVIVWGERNCWEKLNFRLPDVDVTLPNRTLHNANNMKTGNREGFGRHGNLRYTAPPTSQDPWYKYGMAPPVLMMSSPMHSTSASAEVSARSTEDETCSVASSDGRPDGLPHHHSYVSIDNHQCEERPLRPVQQIPMSNTRPNNMRKTYFV comes from the coding sequence ATGTTGTCAATGGGATTATTGGCGGTCGCCGTCTGGAGTTGGACGTGGCTGGGAGCCGGCGGGGCATCGCTGACGAGCCGGGTGGCGGAGGCGCCGCAGGAGTGCGAGTGGCAGCGCGTGTCTGGCGGGCCCGGCGAGCCCACGCGCGTGCAGCTGGCCTGCTCGCTGCGCACGGCGGCCGGCGCCACCGACCTGCTGGCCGGCCTCAGCGCCTCGCAGGCGCAGCGCATCACCGCGCTCGACCTCCACTGCACTGATACGCTCTTCTTCGAAAGTTCGCTCGACGTCGGCAGAAGAAAAGAGGAAGGAACCGAACTCCTCTCCCGGTTTCACAATTTGAAAGAACTGAGAATAGAATCCTGTAAGATACGATACGTTCCTTCGGCAGTGCTTTCGCCGCTAAGTGGTTTACGTGCGTTGAGCATACGGACTCATAACACGGATTGGTCTGCGATGTCAATGGAATTCCATCGCGATACTTTTCGTGGATTGACCGATCTAAGATCGTTGGACTTGGGTGATAATAATATTTGGGTGTTGCCGTCGGAGATATTTTGCCCGCTGTACAACTTGAAGGAGTTGAACGTGACACAGAACAGGTTGCAAGACATCTCTAACTTGGGATTCTCGGACTGGGGTAACGGTCCCACCGCCCCCGGGAAGTCGTGCAATACTGTATTGGAAACGCTGGAAATGTCGCATAACGAAATTAGCGCGCTGCCAGATAACGGCTTATCGAGCCTGCGCGCTCTTCAAAAGTTGTTTTTGCAAAACAATAGAATATCTAACGTTGCTGATCGCGCTTTCGTCGGTCTCAGTGATTTGCAAATACTGAATTTATCTACAAACGCCTTGACTGGATTACCGCCTGAAATGTTTCAGTCCTCAAGAGACATTAAACAGATATATTTGAATAATAACTCACTGAGTGTGCTCGCACCTGGACTCCTGGAGGGATTAGATCAACTACAGATACTGGATTTGTCCGTGAACGAGTTGACTAGCGAGTGGGTAAACAGAGACACTTTCTCAGGATTAGTCCGCCTTATAGTTTTGAACTTATCCCATAACAGAATCACTAAAATTGATGCTCTGCTATTCCAAGATTTGAATAATTTACAGTTTCTAAGTTTGGAGTATAACAACATTGGGCGGATCGCGGATGGCGCGTTTTCTAATTTGAAAAATCTACACTCGCTCTCGTTGGCACATAACAACATTATCGAAGTGGACAGCAGCCATTTTTCGAACCTGTATGTACTGAATCAATTATTCCTGGACGGGAACCGAATAACAAAAGTGGACCTACGCTCGTTCGAAAACATAACGAAGCTCCACGATTTAGGCCTCAGTGGAAACCAGTTATCCGAAGTACCGGAAGCCATAAAGACGTTGAGATTCTTGACATCTCTGGACTTAGGCATGAATAGAATTACTAAAGTTACTACCACGCAATTTGAGGGCTTAGACGATTTATACGGCTTACGACTTGTGGGAAATAAAATCGAGAAGATATCAAAGGACACTTTTGTCGCTTTGCCGTCTCTacaaatattgaacttggccTCAAATAACATTGATCAGATTGACGACGGAGCTTTTGCGTCGAACCAACAACTGAAAGCTATCGGATTAGATGGAAACAAATTAGTGGATTTAAAAGGGATATTTACAAACACTCAGCCCCTTGTTTGGCTAAACGTATCAAATAATGAGTTGCTTTGGTTCGATTATAGCCACATTCCCTCGAACCTCGAGTGGCTCGACATGCATGAGAATAAAATAGAGAAACTGGAGGACACTTACGGCGTGAAGGAGTCTTGTAACGTGAAGATGCTCGACGTCAGTCACAATAAAATAAGAAGTATCGACGAATTCTCATTCCCGAGCAGTATTGAGACGGTCGTTTTGAATAATAAtcatattgaaaaaataaacccCGGCACTTTCCTGCAAAAGTACAACCTCAACAaagtcatgatttattcaaataagataaaaacacTCGAAGTCGGCGCTTTTGCGATATCAGCTGTTCCCGAGGAGAAAGATTTACCCGAGTTCTATATCAGCGAGAACCCATTCGTGTGCGACTGCACAATGGAGTGGCTGCAGAGAATTAACCAATTAAGTGACCTACGGCAGCGCCCGCGAGTAATGGATTTAGAAAGTGTAAGGTGCTCTTTAACTCATTCACGAGCAAAATTGGACGTGCTTCTACTCGAGGTCAAATCTTCAGAGTTTCTGTGCGAGTATGATTCACACTGCTTCACTTTGTGCCATTGTTGTGACTTTGACGCCTGTGATTGCAAGATGACTTGTCCAGATAGGTGCTCGTGTTATCATGATCTCACTTGGAACTCCAATGTGGTCGATTGTTCGGCCGCCGACTACGATCACGTGCCGGACCGAATACCGATGGACGCGACCGAAATATACTTGGATGGAAACGATCTAAAGGAATTAGGCAATCACGTTTTCATTGGTAAAAAACGGCTCCAAGTTTTGTATCTCAATAACAGCAACATTAACACAATACAAAATAGAACATTTAACGGGATCGAGTCTTTAAGAGTGCTCCACTTGGAAAACAACAACTTGGAGGTTTTGAGGAACACTCAGTTTACTCGGCTACAGAATTTGAACGAGCTTTACTTGAGCGACAACAAAATCAAAGTCATAGAGAATGATACGTTTAATTACCTGCCGTCGTTGGAACTTCTGAACCTTGACAATAACGGGTACGTTGATTACATGCCGTGGCGAGTCATTACCGAGAACAACCCGCGCACTCGCGTCTCCGTCGACGGGAACAATTGGCTCTGCGATTGCAAAGACGTCGCTCAACTTAATCAATGGCTTATAAAAAAGTCAAAAGACACCGAAACCATGATGTGCTACTTCGCTCACGGCCAGCCTATGAACAAAACCATAGCGACCGTAGCGAAGGAATGCGTATCAGAAACCGCTACCGAAGAAACGGAGACCGAGACCCTAAAGCGATTATTCATTGAGTCGAATGACGGTGTAGAAAATTACATTCCATATATCGCGGTGGTACTCATAATAGCAATTATTCTTTTACTAATGTGCGCTCTACTCTTCATGTTCCGAGAGGACTTTAAGTTATGGATGCACTCGAGATACGGCGTGAGAGTGTTCAGTTCCACGCCCAAAGACATGAACGACAACAAAAACAAGCGCTTCGACGCTTTCTTTGTGTACAATCCGCGGGACGAGGATTTCGTGACTCGCGCAGTTAGTTCCGAGTTAGAAAACTCCGGACACTCGTTGTGTCTACAGCACAGAGACTTGCAGTTAATTGAAAGACGCTCCGGCGATAGTTTAGTGAGTGCATCGGAAAGTTCTAAGAGACTAATTATAGTGTTATCGATAAACTTTTTACAGCAGGAGTGGTACGCGGCCGAGTCGAGAGCGGCCGTACAGAGTGCTATAAACTCAGTGAACGTTAGACATCGGCGTCAAAAAATAATATTCCTAGTGACGACGGACTTGAGTGCCATAAACATAGATCCGGACCTAAAAGTGTTGCTCAAAACGTGTACAGTGATCGTGTGGGGGGAAAGAAATTGTTGGGAAAAGCTAAATTTTCGGTTACCGGATGTGGACGTGACTTTGCCGAATCGGACGCTTCATAACGCTAATAATATGAAAACGGGGAACCGGGAAGGGTTCGGGCGGCACGGGAACCTGAGGTACACAGCGCCGCCTACGTCTCAGGATCCCTGGTACAAGTATGGGATGGCGCCGCCGGTGCTGATGATGTCGAGCCCCATGCACTCCACCAGTGCGAGCGCGGAGGTGTCCGCTCGCAGCACGGAGGACGAGACGTGCTCCGTGGCCAGCAGTGACGGCCGCCCTGACGGCCTGCCACACCACCACAGCTACGTCTCCATCGACAACCATCAGTGCGAGGAACGGCCCTTGAGGCCCGTGCAACAAATACCCATGTCTAACACTAGGCCTAACAACATGCGAAAGACTTACTTTGtttaa